The Triticum aestivum cultivar Chinese Spring chromosome 7B, IWGSC CS RefSeq v2.1, whole genome shotgun sequence genome window below encodes:
- the LOC123155733 gene encoding aspartyl protease AED1-like, whose product MAYPPLFLCILLVVFGSYLSTISAAGDGKQSFVVVSTSSFQTQDVCATSTVTPRPNGAAVPLVHRHGPCAKSPSTDKPASFAEALHRSRVRANYIMSRALRGRGTTTTKKMQDQEEGKVSIPAHLGTSVDSQEYVVMLGLGTPAVEQVLLLDTGSDLSWVQCAPCNSTDCYPQKDPLFDPRKSSTYAPIPCGSDVCKTLQSDHHLNNGCSMNGNGTQSQCGYRVEYGGGSKTSGVYSNEALTLAPGVIIKDFHFGCGYKQGGPNDKFDGLLGLGRAPESLPVQTSALYGGSFSHCLPSVSSGTGFLALGAPSNTSGFSFTPMTQFVDSVTDYVVKLTGISVGGKQLRIPRKVFEGGLIVDCGNIISHLPSTPYAKLRSAFRAAMAAYPLIPSDEHDTCYNFTGYSNATVPKVALTFTGGVTVDLDVPNGLLLDGCLAFTESGEDGYVGFLGNVQMRTLEMLYDVRGGRLGFRAGAC is encoded by the exons ATGGCTTATCCTCCCTTGTTCTTGTGCATCCTCCTGGTCGTATTTGGCAGCTACCTTTCCACCATTTCTGCTGCAGGCGACGGTAAGCAAAGCTTCGTTGTGGTGTCAACCAGCTCATTTCAGACACAAGATGTCTGCGCCACATCCACAG TGACGCCACGGCCAAACGGCGCCGCTGTGCCGCTGGTGCACAGGCACGGACCCTGCGCCAAGTCACCGTCCACCGACAAGCCAGCATCTTTCGCCGAGGCGCTTCACAGAAGCCGCGTCCGCGCAAACTACATCATGAGCCGAGCACTGAGGGGGaggggcaccaccaccaccaagaagatgCAGGATCAGGAGGAGGGCAAGGTGAGCATCCCGGCGCACCTGGGCACCTCCGTGGACTCGCAGGAGTACGTGGTGATGTTGGGCCTGGGCACGCCGGCCGTGGAGCAGGTCCTCCTCCTGGACACCGGCAGCGACCTGTCGTGGGTGCAGTGCGCGCCATGCAACTCCACCGACTGCTACCCTCAGAAGGATCCCTTGTTCGACCCGCGCAAGTCCTCCACCTACGCTCCCATCCCCTGCGGCTCCGACGTGTGCAAGACCCTCCAGTCCGACCACCACTTGAACAATGGCTGCAGCATGAACGGCAATGGCACCCAATCCCAGTGCGGGTATCGAGTCGAGTACGGAGGAGGGTCAAAGACCAGCGGCGTGTACAGCAACGAGGCGCTCACGCTGGCGCCCGGCGTCATCATCAAGGACTTCCATTTCGGCTGCGGGTACAAGCAGGGTGGCCCCAACGACAAGTTCGACGGCCTGCTCGGGCTTGGCCGCGCGCCCGAGTCGCTCCCGGTTCAGACCTCCGCGCTCTACGGCGGCTCTTTCTCCCACTGCCTCCCGTCGGTGAGCAGCGGCACCGGGTTCCTCGCCCTTGGCGCGCCCAGCAACACCTCGGGCTTCTCATTCACGCCCATGACCCAGTTTGTGGATTCCGTCACCGACTACGTGGTGAAGCTCACCGGCATCAGCGTCGGCGGGAAGCAGCTCCGCATCCCACGGAAGGTGTTCGAGGGGGGCCTGATCGTGGACTGCGGCAATATCATCTCACATCTGCCGTCGACGCCCTACGCGAAACTGCGGTCCGCGTTCCGGGCCGCCATGGCGGCTTACCCGCTCATCCCGAGCGACGAACACGACACATGCTACAACTTCACAGGATACAGCAACGCCACCGTGCCCAAGGTCGCTCTCACGTTCACCGGCGGCGTCACGGTCGACCTCGACGTCCCCAACGGGCTTCTGTTGGACGGTTGTCTGGCCTTCACCGAGTCCGGGGAAGATGGTTACGTCGGGTTCCTCGGCAATGTCCAAATGAGAACGTTGGAGATGTTGTACGATGTTAGGGGTGGTAGACTTGGATTCCGGGCTGGTGCCTGCTGA